The nucleotide window CCAAAAATTAGGTGTGTTCATATTTTTTAaccctattttttttttttttgttgaatatCAAGATTACCTCAacaagccaatcaatcaatataGCACGCATGCTTGGATTTATGTCCTTCTGAACACTCTCCATGAAGTCCGTGGAAGGTCTTTTCTTTGCCTAAGATTCCATatttaacaaagaaaaagaatttagaataaacaaatcaaatggtattaattttaatgttttgtAGCAGATAGGTATTGATGGTGAAAAggttaaaaactaaataaaataagaggGACTATCtgactaataaaaataaactctcATAGTTATCGAGGATGACTAAGCCCTCAAATGCAACTTTATGAAGCCAAATGTGAAAGAAAGCAGAAATGAAGGACTAAGGTGCAATCCGACAAAAAGGTCATTCTACCACTATTCAAAGAATAATGGCATTCTACTAAATTTTGAATAAAGAAAAGCAGTCAGAAATTTAAGTTGGGAATCTAACAAAGCAAGATCCACTtactattcaaaaaaaaatcaaatagtcTTACAAAGTTGCAGTAGCTACAGTGATTACTAAACTAATAACACATCAAACACATAATATGAGGTATGCATTTTTTACCTCAGATGCACGCAGGTGCTTGTATATATCACAAGCAAATGTTGCACAAAGCTGGGGATCCATGAAGTTGTTATCAACATTCACAACTTTGTCATCTTTCTCCAACTCAACAAGTATGTCTCTACTGCATATGTTCCCTGCAAAACATATCCAATCATGTACTGCATTAGAAGACAAGGCACTGGTACAGacaatatgataaaaaataaaacaaaatcaaaccCCACAAAGATGatttacaaaatataataacaCAAATAGCATATTCATATCCACattcatattcatattcatattcataATCAATTTCAACCTGCTGGTGGCTCTGGAGTATCAGAAATGTTGAGGGTGCTGAATGTCTTCCTCTGAATTGAGTCAACGGCCGGCGCGATATCATTGTTGTCCAAATACTCAATGTCAGGGCTCTTGAAAGATTCACAAGAAGACATGGTCTCATCCACAGACATGGAAACAGATGCCCCATCTGATTTACAAGGAGAAATATCCATTTTTGAGATATGAACACTAACAGGGgcagcagcagcaacagcaacaacaacttTCTTAGCATCACCTTCTTCCCTTGCAGAGACATAACTAGGCTTCGGAAAAACAACAGCATTGCACTTTACAGCACTCTGCAAAATCGGTATCTTGTTGCTTGAAATTGAAGAACAAGTTGTAGTAGTGTTACATGATGAAGCCTCTTTCTTCGTCTTAGCAACTTTAGTAGCACAAGGTACCTATCAAAATTAACAATTGATCAATCTatgaaaccctaaacctaaacctAAAGCTTGAACACGTGAGGAATGAAAGAATACAGAAGTGGAAAAAATACCAGAGAGGCGTTTTGCCAAAGACGACGTCGTTGAGGAAGAAAACGATGAACGACGGTTCGACAtttcaatcaaattttgaaCCGTTGAAACTCCTTTTCTTCACTTTGTCTTTGTTTTCTTGAGAACAATATACTCTAAATTCTGAACGAGAACCAagtaaagaaagagagaaaacgAAGACgcagaaacaaagaaagaaagaaagattgtTAGTGGCACTATTTGCTCTGATTTTCAGAGAGAAATCAATTACTACCATATAAAGGGAAAAGAAGgggtctttttcttcttcatttgaaaACTTTTTAGAGTTAAGAGAAAAAACAAGAGAGAAAATCGTGAGTGTGCATTAAATCagattattttattgttttattttttttttaatttatttgtttatcatTTATTGTGAATTTTCCTTTTTGATAAAGGTAGTATTTAATGTGGTTTTTGAGGGCGGGGAAAAGGCTTGGTTTCAAATGTGGGTCAATCTGGACCGTTGATCTGGCACATTATTCGTTACGAGTGTGGTCCCCTACATGGTTCTATACTACTAGagcttatttttcaaaaatgtgttTCGAAACGACGCCGTTTGAGAGTGCAGCTTCATGCATGATGCAGGTGCATCTTATGGTATTATGAATTGTCGTTGGCACGTGAGTGTGGAGGAGcttctattttgaatttgaattgttTCAAAGTTTCAAACGGTCACTGGATCTGTCGTTTGCTGCTGCTTTGAGGAGCCAAATACTGATCCCAATTCCCAAACATAGTCCTTTCTGTACAAAACAAGTTGATAATATTAGTATTCATGTTTTAGTTTTTCGTATTTGATTAATGCCATGCACAACACCAATTCAAATCTTTGCACCAAAAAAGAGGAGGCTCTCCCCCACTACGGAACCTATGctaattaagagaagaaaatatTCAACTTCAAATGACTTTTTAAAACACACATGATAAAGGTTTGTTCAGCATAGCGCAAACAAACTCCTTCAATTTGGTGAATCTAGTCATTCAATTTGTCTTGTTGTAGAAGAACTATGTTGTGTAGTTAGTAGTTACTAGTGTTAAACTCGTTAATTTGAATAATAACGAAATCATGTGTAAAATAGGGTATAAAAATATGTCTTTTATGAActgtatttaattatatattatgaatGAGTTATGATACTCACAGAATTAtgatcaaaataattttaatgaaacTCTTTTTGCAGAGCAAAGTCTTAAATTTGTTTGTCTTACATAAATGCTTATCACCAATCTTAGCTGTTGACAATTATATAAGAGGGACAAAGTTCCCTATTGTCTTTGAATTTTAGGCTTTTTGTTTTCATTCTactataattgaaaaaaaaaaagattttgtctctttttataCAATCCTAttctttgaaaataaatataaaaaaaaacttctaAGTAACAAATTAAAGTCTAATGCAAAATATatgtactaaaaaaataatttccaaATCAATGtccattaataaaaatactttatagAATAACAGAACTTGGTGCTTCAACAAACAAATTtggatatgaatttttttttaatattatttttgaacataaagatGTGGGGTGTTAAACTTTGGGGTGTTGTTGGATTTACCTTCTTATAATGAACaagagatttttttattttttttaaaagataaagtatactttttatTCTTGAAATTTGACAAAAGTTTCAACAATAcccttaagttttattttgttttaattttgtttaaaaaattttcgatttaCATTAAATATACCCCGCTggctaaatattaaaaaaatttgagtaaagtattatttttgtccccaacgtttggggtaaatctcaaaattgtccctaacgtttcaatcgtcctatttacgtccctaacgttttaaaattgactcaatgttgtcctgccgttagggatccgttaataaaattaacagcgggacaaaattgagacgattttgaaacgttagggacgtaAATAGGACTAAAACGTCAAGGACAAAatcgatacatagaaataaattttaattttattattcaataatatcaattttttattatacatagtattcaattatttttaatcatatttacacttaatcatcttattttcattctaaataaattaatttttttataattttacgcttaaagtaatataattttttataaataaataaattttatactttcattctaaataaataatgtaattttactttcattacttaatcacattacttatattttttatagttttacactttcattctaatcacattacattatttatttagaataaaagtgtaaaatttatttatttataaaaaatacattactttaagtgtaaaattaaaaaataaatttatttaaaatgaaaataaggtgattaagtgtaaatatgattaaaaataattgaatactatgtacagtaacaaattgatattattgaagaataaaattaaaatttatttctatgtatcgtttttgtccccaacgttttagTCCTATTTAcatccctaacgtttcaaaatcgtctcaattttgtcccgccgttaattttattaacggatccctaacggcaggacaacattgagtcaattttaaaacgttagggacgtaaataggacgattgaaacgttagggacaatttTGAGATTTACCCCAaccgttggggacaaaaacaatactttactcaaaaaatttaagaccaatctaacaataatgcatgaaaatgatgcttgatttgcttgtgttgatggttattcttatgaaattattgttgaattggtcttaaatattttgaaaaattagtcgCGAAaggtatatttgatacaaatcaaaaatttttgggacaaaattgaaacaaaataaaacttaaggatattttaaaagttttgtcaaactttagggacaaacttttgtcaaactttGTGAAAATCTGATTTTTTGCCGAACTTTGGCGAGACATAACTCGACTTCCGGACTCCCACCATCAGCATCTTCTTCTCTCATTATGCGCACACACGCTGAAAGAGAGATTGGAGGGAGCAAACCCTAGGTTCCAATTTCAATTCAACTTCAAATCCTTGCAACTTTCAATtcggagctccgatcgccgcaccgtttgtggccacgcgttcaccacgTTGAGCTCTATAAAGTTCATAGAACAATTTGGTAAGTACCTCAGTATTTTTTTCTCAGTCACTCTCCCCTAATTTCGAACATTTGAGGATTTATTTTGAAGAATTATGTGATTTTGGTGCCTTAGGATCAAATTAACCTTGTAGGCTTGCCAGATCTTATCCCAAACTTTCGTTGGTAAGGTGAGAAACGTTTAATCCTTGTCAAATTACTGAATTTGTGAATCCTAAGATAATTCTAGTATTGTTGTATGAAAATCTAGATTGAATTATGTATTTGGAAACAAATTGGTGGAGTTAGAGACTTGATATTAGATCTTGGGGAGATGAAGACCCGTTTGGTGTGACCTTGTAAGCTTGGATTTTGTGGAACGGGTGGTGACATTCTGGGTTTTACAagaaattggccaaggtatggttttggtttctcgtatataatatgtatgatatcgtgaaaacttaggctagatgactaTAGGATAAGTTGGATATGTGTTTGAAGCATATTTAATCATTTTAGTTATCAATATATGTTAAAATGATAAGGTATGGTCAGATTAATGATTCATTGATGTGAATATAGTTGGTGTTGGTAAAATAGATTGGTGAATGATGATTTTGATGCTAATAGATGAGGATTTTGAATGTGAACATATGAATgttaataaattgataaatgttGGGCAGGAGGCCGTGAATTAGGGTCGGAGGCCGTAAAATTGGGTCGGAAGTCAAAAAAAGGTAAGAAAGGTGAATGATGCTTGTATAAGCAATGATAACGATGATATTGAATTTATAATAATGATGCTTGTATGAATGATGATTTATGTATGGCTTGAGTTGAAGATGGTTAAGAGAATTGATAATGAGAATTGATTAGGTATATTTTGGGACATTGAAATGTGACTTGGTATGATTAGATATTGTCAAAAAGGCTTAGAGTTTTGATGTTGAGATATGAGATTGGTGAAAATAGAAGTTTGATAAGCTTTgtgaaaatatgattttttgtcGAACTTCGGCGAGGCATAATTCGGCTTCCAAACTCCCAAATTATTTCAAACTtgtttcatatgaaaattgggtCTGTGAAATTTATGCCGTTTGAAGaatggatgaaaaatattttaaaacgagAAAGTTATGCGCATCGGAAGTTTGGAGTGCAAAGCAAAAAATTTTGCAGCATTCAGCATTTTTGCCAAATTTGCAGATCTTGCATCCGCGACCACTGCACATGGCGCAACTAACCCTTTCGGGTTGGGCATCTCGCGTACGCGAGCAGGGTGCTTGCATACACGAGCAGAGAAAAACTCATCCATGCGTATGCGTGGTCCACGTGTACGTGTGACCCCCTGTTTAcagcaaaatatattttttgttttaaaacctaattttgaacctctaaacctctatttttattcttttagccCCTAGACCTTAGTGATATGCTTAGTAATGAGATAAAATTAGGAAGGAGAAATAACTTGGAGTTGAAGAAGGGGCTACTTGATTTGATAAGGATGATGGAGTAAGGATGATGTGTAATTAAATGAGATATATGTgaccgggtagtaggcagtggcgttgtccacttgctccgggtatgagatgagggagaagaattatgaatcgaatttaattatggagttttgaatgaatatgaaaaaatttaaatgataacGAAAATAACAATGAACTTTGAATGTGATACCTGGATAgtagcaaggattgtggtttaTCCCACTTGCTTCGGGTCTATGTCTGAGATGTGataataattgataattgattaagaatgaatgaaagtatgcttGAGATACCTGTACAgtagcaaggatggtggttcGTCCTTCTTACTCCAGGTCaatgtttaaaatttgataataataataataatgataattgaTTTAGATTAAATGAATGTgtgtttgagatacctgggtagtaggtaggatggtggttcgtcccgcttgcttcAAGTCAGTGATtatgacgcctgggtagtagcaataGTAGTGGATTATTCCACTTGCCCCAGGTTGAGCTTTCAAACAcctgcctgggtagtagccgcagtagtggttattccactggctctgggttaaGCAGGTAGTAGTAAgagggttgtagctcaaacccacTTGCTCCGCAATGGAtgtttctgtccatggttagcCACCAGGACGTGTcggtaaccgacagatgatatcatcagccataggtcaggcatgcatcatgtgcatttgtatgttttgtttgagtGTGCATTGTCTTGGCTTGCTTAATTTTTTGTTCGTGTTAATTGCTAATTGCCTACTTGTTATATATGATTTCTATATATGCTTGTCTTGTTTGTTTTGCTTGTCTGTGTATTGGAATTCAGGAGGTTTGGAGGGAGGTGGGAGACCAAGAGGATAAGTTATGAATGAGTTAGAACTTTAAGATCCTTAGACGACCTATCTTACTTG belongs to Arachis duranensis cultivar V14167 chromosome 8, aradu.V14167.gnm2.J7QH, whole genome shotgun sequence and includes:
- the LOC107460672 gene encoding cyclin-A1-4: MSNRRSSFSSSTTSSLAKRLSGIFSTSVPCATKVAKTKKEASSCNTTTTCSSISSNKIPILQSAVKCNAVVFPKPSYVSAREEGDAKKVVVAVAAAAPVSVHISKMDISPCKSDGASVSMSVDETMSSCESFKSPDIEYLDNNDIAPAVDSIQRKTFSTLNISDTPEPPAGNICSRDILVELEKDDKVVNVDNNFMDPQLCATFACDIYKHLRASEAKKRPSTDFMESVQKDINPSMRAILIDWLVEVAEEYRLVPDTLYLTVNYIDRYLSGNPMNRQKLQLLGVASMMVASKYEEICAPQVEEFCYITDNTYFKEEVLQMESAVLNYLKFEMTAPTIKCFLRRFVRAAQGVSETPSLQLECLTNYIAELSLLEYSMLCYAPSLIAASAIFLAKFILSPSTKPWNATLKHYTQYQPSDLCSCVRDLHRLCCNNPNSNLPAIREKYSQHKYKNVAKKCCPSSIPSEYFQN